One window of Phycisphaeraceae bacterium genomic DNA carries:
- a CDS encoding ABC transporter permease subunit codes for MTTIQVGHSQGEHTSCLSYAGGLWVIARREFRDAISSRWFLLYSLAFAGLAVAVSFLSLSGSGSQGFAGFGRTAAGLLNLIMLIVPLMALSVGAGSIAGERERGTLLYIMAQPLSRSQLLLGKYVGLACALSCLLCLGFGISALVLVWRAGGVGVGAYLVLVGATVLLALAMLSISMVVSVMSRRVSVATGVALFLWLAFVLLSDLGLMAGTLIFKLRVQEVFALGVINPLQAFKLLVIFSINASLDVLGPVGSYASRVYGEWLGWLIGGVMAMWAVVPVTLAVILFAKRITV; via the coding sequence ATGACAACGATCCAAGTGGGACACTCTCAGGGTGAACACACCTCCTGTCTGTCGTATGCGGGGGGGCTGTGGGTGATCGCGCGGCGCGAGTTCCGGGATGCGATCAGTAGTAGGTGGTTTCTGCTTTACTCGCTGGCTTTTGCTGGCCTAGCAGTTGCAGTCTCATTCCTTTCTCTGAGTGGCTCGGGCTCGCAAGGCTTTGCGGGATTCGGGCGAACTGCTGCGGGCTTGTTGAATCTCATCATGCTCATTGTGCCATTGATGGCGTTGTCCGTCGGAGCGGGCTCCATTGCGGGTGAACGTGAGCGTGGTACGCTGCTCTACATCATGGCCCAGCCGCTGTCGCGATCGCAGTTGCTGCTCGGAAAGTATGTTGGTCTTGCATGCGCACTCTCATGCTTGTTGTGTCTTGGATTTGGCATTAGTGCGCTTGTGCTCGTGTGGCGCGCAGGCGGTGTTGGCGTTGGCGCATATCTCGTTCTGGTCGGTGCAACGGTGCTGCTTGCGCTTGCGATGCTCTCGATCAGCATGGTTGTGTCTGTAATGTCACGCAGAGTATCGGTCGCCACAGGTGTAGCGCTCTTCCTCTGGCTCGCATTTGTGCTTCTGAGCGATCTGGGATTGATGGCCGGCACGCTAATCTTCAAGCTCAGAGTTCAGGAGGTATTTGCGCTTGGTGTTATCAATCCGCTTCAGGCATTCAAGCTGCTTGTGATTTTCAGTATCAACGCATCGCTTGATGTGCTCGGACCGGTTGGTTCGTATGCGTCTCGTGTCTATGGCGAATGGCTGGGCTGGCTGATCGGCGGTGTCATGGCAATGTGGGCGGTTGTCCCCGTCACTTTGGCAGTCATTCTCTTTGCAAAGAGGATCACGGTATGA
- a CDS encoding nitrous oxide reductase accessory protein NosL, whose product MKTTHLLCGVALLATIPGCDRTDTLGPPQILIGDSMCAECGMIISDERYATATLYPSSRGTDAMLFDDFNCQRQYETAHIERVPSKRWSHDYATLEWFETENAYFALSEQLRTPMGSGVAAFASKESAIQFAQSINGVVQVFNEIWNVPSEGTSSNHDGG is encoded by the coding sequence ATGAAAACAACACATTTGCTCTGTGGAGTCGCATTGCTCGCAACTATCCCGGGTTGCGACCGGACTGACACGCTCGGGCCGCCTCAGATCCTGATCGGCGATTCGATGTGTGCCGAGTGTGGCATGATCATTAGCGATGAACGATACGCCACCGCAACACTCTACCCAAGTAGCCGTGGAACTGACGCAATGCTGTTTGATGATTTCAACTGCCAAAGGCAGTATGAGACTGCCCACATCGAACGAGTGCCATCAAAGCGATGGTCACACGACTACGCCACGTTGGAGTGGTTTGAAACAGAAAACGCATACTTCGCTTTGTCTGAACAGTTAAGAACACCGATGGGATCAGGTGTAGCTGCCTTTGCATCTAAAGAATCGGCAATCCAGTTTGCGCAGAGCATCAACGGCGTTGTGCAGGTGTTCAATGAAATCTGGAATGTGCCTAGCGAAGGGACATCATCTAACCATGATGGTGGTTGA
- a CDS encoding ketopantoate reductase family protein, which yields MEASTKHHTDTFEDNWTMQRVAVIGSSSMGTLLAAVLGQVCPVIVVSRNTERASSLFRDGVRCTGHIQCNSHPVVVRSCADIPAAGGADVVFVATKTTAIPSIAAELAPVLRASSRNDRSAHVVSFQNGIEPGEQLMSLMPECQVLRMVLTLGVSLEEENGCTAAHIHTNQPPHAIGGPTTLDRHVSEHIAAALTRGGLDTQHTDAIDQAVWKKAIVNAAMNPVAALVNCTVGEVLDSPAFDVVIRLLREGIEVATAEGIELGASFEQHAIETMQGARDHTPSMVEDIRKGRESEVGQLNRQIIRHASSTSLCVPTHEIVNGLIETFDWKAYKEV from the coding sequence ATGGAAGCGAGCACAAAGCACCATACCGACACATTCGAAGATAACTGGACCATGCAGCGCGTCGCAGTGATCGGTTCGAGCTCGATGGGCACGCTACTGGCTGCAGTTCTCGGGCAAGTGTGTCCCGTGATTGTGGTGAGCAGGAATACGGAACGCGCGTCGTCACTGTTCCGCGATGGCGTGCGATGCACAGGACACATTCAGTGCAACTCTCATCCGGTGGTGGTTCGATCGTGCGCTGACATTCCTGCAGCCGGCGGTGCAGACGTTGTGTTTGTCGCGACAAAGACAACAGCAATTCCTTCGATCGCCGCCGAACTTGCCCCCGTCCTCCGAGCAAGCAGCCGCAACGATAGATCCGCGCATGTTGTGAGTTTCCAGAATGGGATTGAGCCCGGTGAGCAACTCATGTCGTTGATGCCGGAGTGCCAAGTGCTCCGAATGGTACTCACGCTGGGTGTGTCGCTCGAGGAAGAAAACGGGTGTACAGCTGCACACATCCACACGAATCAGCCGCCACACGCGATCGGTGGACCAACCACACTTGATCGTCACGTCAGCGAGCACATTGCTGCAGCGCTGACACGTGGAGGGCTGGACACTCAGCACACAGACGCGATCGATCAGGCCGTGTGGAAGAAAGCAATCGTCAACGCTGCGATGAATCCTGTCGCAGCGCTTGTGAACTGTACCGTCGGAGAGGTGCTCGACAGCCCGGCATTTGATGTTGTGATAAGGCTGCTCCGAGAGGGCATCGAGGTGGCCACTGCGGAAGGAATTGAGCTTGGCGCTTCGTTCGAACAGCACGCAATCGAAACAATGCAAGGTGCGCGGGACCACACGCCCAGCATGGTCGAGGACATCAGGAAGGGGCGAGAATCAGAAGTTGGCCAACTCAATCGCCAGATCATCAGACACGCGTCTTCAACCAGCCTTTGCGTGCCCACGCATGAGATCGTCAATGGACTCATCGAGACATTTGACTGGAAGGCATATAAAGAAGTGTAA
- the pdxH gene encoding pyridoxamine 5'-phosphate oxidase, giving the protein MSTPDNQQDRTARDAGKDTIIQLIRRLASCNDIPHEVPADPCQMLLSWFEQARTSGVYDDPNAMSLSTATSYGAPSSRIVLCKSVELSPLAVVFYTSYTSRKASEIESNPRAAALFHWPHAKRQVRIEGGVKRVSEKESDEYFNKRPLLSRIGAAASAQSAPLASRDELITKALHVAKSTMLSGGLNRPKHWGGYRLFAHTVELWSAREGRLHDRVVWNQDPTDVNRWTSHRLCS; this is encoded by the coding sequence ATGAGTACACCGGACAACCAACAGGACAGAACCGCACGCGATGCCGGAAAAGACACCATCATTCAGTTGATCCGTCGGCTTGCCTCCTGCAACGACATTCCACATGAAGTTCCCGCAGATCCCTGTCAGATGCTGCTGTCATGGTTCGAGCAAGCCAGGACTTCGGGTGTGTACGATGATCCGAATGCGATGTCGCTCTCAACCGCAACATCCTATGGCGCACCCTCATCGCGTATCGTGCTGTGCAAATCAGTCGAGTTATCTCCGCTAGCAGTTGTCTTTTACACGAGTTACACCAGCCGAAAAGCCAGCGAGATCGAATCAAACCCGCGAGCCGCTGCGCTGTTTCACTGGCCTCATGCAAAAAGACAAGTGCGCATTGAGGGCGGTGTCAAGCGCGTGAGTGAGAAAGAAAGCGATGAGTACTTCAACAAGCGCCCGCTATTATCAAGAATCGGTGCGGCAGCGAGCGCGCAGAGCGCCCCACTTGCCTCGCGAGACGAACTGATCACAAAGGCGCTGCACGTTGCGAAATCCACAATGCTCAGCGGAGGCCTAAACCGCCCCAAACACTGGGGTGGATATAGGTTGTTTGCTCACACTGTGGAGCTCTGGTCAGCGCGCGAGGGAAGACTCCACGATCGAGTCGTCTGGAACCAAGACCCAACAGATGTGAATCGATGGACGAGCCATCGGCTTTGTTCCTGA
- a CDS encoding transposase: MNQMVKPWQMLAVIVGGLLNEQQQLIIEYLREENRVLREQFGKRRLKFTDKQRRRLAVRAKRLGRRALRDVCSIVTPATLLRWHRQLIARKYDGSTKRKPGRPRVMEHIRTLVVQMATDNNWGYERIVGELKVLGHRMSSSTVANILHEHGIEPAPERMKRTTWRKFLKTHWSMIAATDFFTVEVWTSKGLTRYWVLFVIELESRRVEVAGITSKLSDVWMQQIARNLTDVFDGFLLGKRFLIHDRDPMFTMAFQRLLSESGIGCVKLPPRSPNLNAYAERFVLSIKSECLDHMILFGERQLRHVIAAYVEHYNADRPHQGLNNLRIGKPSPPEYGPATEVGCSERLGGLLRSYHRKAV; this comes from the coding sequence ATGAATCAGATGGTCAAGCCTTGGCAGATGCTCGCGGTGATCGTTGGTGGCCTGCTCAACGAGCAGCAGCAGTTGATCATTGAGTATCTTCGTGAAGAGAATCGGGTATTGAGAGAGCAGTTTGGGAAACGGCGGCTCAAGTTCACCGACAAGCAGCGCAGACGTCTTGCGGTTCGAGCGAAACGGCTTGGTCGGAGGGCGTTGCGTGACGTGTGCTCTATCGTGACCCCTGCCACACTGTTGCGTTGGCATCGCCAGTTGATCGCGCGGAAGTATGACGGAAGTACGAAACGAAAACCGGGGAGACCGCGCGTCATGGAGCACATACGCACGCTCGTTGTCCAGATGGCGACAGACAATAACTGGGGCTACGAACGGATCGTTGGTGAGCTCAAAGTACTCGGACATCGTATGTCGTCATCAACTGTTGCCAACATCTTGCACGAGCATGGGATTGAGCCTGCACCCGAGCGAATGAAGCGTACGACTTGGCGGAAGTTCCTGAAGACGCACTGGTCGATGATCGCAGCTACCGACTTTTTCACTGTCGAAGTGTGGACATCAAAAGGGCTCACACGCTATTGGGTGTTGTTTGTCATCGAGCTCGAATCTCGCAGAGTCGAAGTCGCAGGCATCACCTCGAAGCTCTCAGATGTATGGATGCAGCAGATCGCGAGGAATCTGACCGACGTGTTCGACGGCTTCCTGCTTGGCAAGCGGTTCTTGATCCATGATCGTGACCCCATGTTCACGATGGCATTCCAACGGTTGCTAAGCGAATCCGGCATTGGGTGTGTGAAGCTCCCGCCGCGCAGCCCAAATCTCAACGCATACGCTGAACGGTTCGTGCTCTCGATCAAGAGTGAGTGTCTGGATCACATGATTCTCTTTGGCGAACGCCAACTCCGACATGTTATCGCTGCGTATGTCGAGCACTACAACGCAGATCGCCCTCACCAAGGATTGAACAATCTGCGAATCGGCAAACCTTCACCGCCCGAGTATGGACCTGCCACAGAAGTGGGTTGCAGTGAGCGACTAGGCGGTTTGCTGCGTTCCTACCATCGAAAAGCGGTGTGA
- the speB gene encoding agmatinase: protein MPKRTTLPNPRVQPRFGGVCTFARFPMLELVQQDYLPVDWAVYGFPFDAGVTYRPGTRFGPRAIRDASQYVKPYHIEHDIDVTEWLSLADAGDAPIKPFSCKGTLDSACEHACGIADPSHTKILALGGDHSLAYANLKATWIRRGKPSDGLAMIHFDSHVDTVDMTGGEKWSHASPFIRLIEEGCLDPKRMISIGVKGPLNTRHDLDYAKDVGIEMITYSQWRREGDVRLREFLKRLGNDETYVTFDVDALDPAFAPGTGTPCMGGFTSAEALELVRSLAGVNVVGGDVVEVLPAMDHAEITALIAAHLAFEILALSAVHKRQMHS, encoded by the coding sequence ATGCCCAAACGCACCACACTCCCAAACCCCCGTGTTCAACCACGTTTTGGTGGCGTGTGTACGTTCGCACGCTTCCCCATGCTCGAACTCGTCCAGCAGGACTATCTGCCCGTGGACTGGGCGGTCTACGGATTTCCCTTTGACGCTGGCGTGACGTACCGGCCTGGTACACGATTCGGCCCGCGCGCGATCCGCGATGCATCGCAGTATGTCAAGCCGTACCACATTGAGCACGACATCGACGTGACGGAATGGCTGAGCCTTGCCGACGCTGGCGATGCGCCGATCAAGCCGTTCTCGTGCAAGGGCACGCTCGACAGCGCATGCGAGCACGCGTGCGGTATCGCCGATCCATCGCATACAAAGATCCTCGCGCTCGGCGGCGACCACTCGCTTGCGTACGCGAATCTGAAAGCGACGTGGATCCGTCGCGGCAAGCCGAGCGACGGTCTTGCGATGATCCACTTCGATTCGCACGTCGACACCGTGGATATGACTGGCGGTGAGAAGTGGTCGCACGCCTCGCCGTTTATCCGATTGATTGAAGAAGGATGCCTTGATCCGAAGCGCATGATCTCGATCGGTGTAAAGGGGCCGCTCAACACGCGCCATGATCTCGACTATGCGAAGGACGTTGGAATCGAGATGATCACCTACTCGCAATGGCGCAGGGAAGGCGATGTGCGCCTGCGGGAGTTTCTCAAGCGACTCGGGAACGACGAGACGTATGTGACGTTCGATGTCGATGCGCTGGACCCCGCGTTTGCACCTGGAACGGGAACGCCATGCATGGGCGGCTTCACATCAGCTGAAGCACTTGAACTGGTCCGTTCATTGGCGGGCGTGAATGTGGTGGGGGGCGACGTGGTTGAGGTGCTGCCAGCGATGGATCACGCGGAGATTACCGCGTTGATCGCTGCCCATCTGGCCTTTGAGATTCTGGCTCTGAGTGCAGTCCACAAGAGGCAGATGCACAGTTAA
- a CDS encoding aldehyde dehydrogenase family protein, with protein sequence MSTTSSAGSTSYVFSLGLLQRQPSDLVGGQWKPLSAGNGITSIDPAEPRYTLWQADPSLANLDEALEAARNALPVWAGWSREQRCAVLKTYADICTKRQTQIAELISRETGKALWDATAEAGGLAAKVAITLDDSQYGAMSRVTDYELALTDSRTGRTWYKPHGVMAVVAPFNFPAHLANGHIVPALVMGNTIVLKPSERTPATGQMLAELFHEALQAHHAPPGVVNVVQGAVETAKRIVSDSRVDGVLFTGSWNVGRRILEANLDHPSKMIALEMGGNNPAVVMPDANMRQAAIECARAAFVTTGQRCTCTRRLIIHKDIAETFIGAVAKAASNVIIGHPRAEHPVFIGPIISAHAREAVLKFQQDLVDGGGEIIAEATGIETLDHGFYVSPGMVQVDHFVADDAGGPASHPGCDMEVFGPMLRVCIVDSLDDAIEQANATRYGLAASIFTSNMNDAKRFLHEVRAGCINVNTGTAGASSKLPFGGLGLSGNHRPAGSFSLDYCAYPVAGMIEQGEGVALPQGMRFEDAWVK encoded by the coding sequence ATGTCGACAACGTCGAGTGCAGGTTCAACATCGTATGTGTTCTCACTCGGATTGCTGCAGCGCCAGCCGTCCGATCTCGTTGGTGGGCAATGGAAGCCGTTATCCGCAGGCAATGGGATCACATCGATTGATCCCGCTGAACCCAGATACACGCTATGGCAGGCGGATCCGTCACTTGCCAATCTCGATGAAGCGCTCGAGGCTGCCCGAAACGCGCTCCCTGTGTGGGCTGGCTGGTCGCGTGAGCAGCGATGTGCTGTGCTGAAGACCTACGCCGACATCTGTACAAAGCGCCAAACACAGATCGCAGAGCTGATCTCGCGAGAGACCGGCAAAGCGCTCTGGGATGCAACCGCGGAGGCGGGGGGGCTCGCTGCGAAGGTTGCAATTACACTCGACGATTCACAGTATGGTGCGATGTCACGCGTCACAGACTATGAACTGGCACTCACCGATTCACGAACTGGAAGGACATGGTACAAACCGCACGGCGTGATGGCAGTGGTTGCACCGTTCAACTTCCCGGCGCATCTTGCCAACGGGCACATCGTGCCTGCGCTTGTTATGGGCAACACGATCGTGCTCAAACCGAGCGAACGCACACCAGCAACCGGGCAGATGCTCGCTGAACTGTTCCACGAAGCGCTTCAGGCCCATCATGCGCCGCCCGGTGTTGTGAATGTTGTGCAGGGTGCAGTCGAAACCGCGAAGCGGATTGTGTCGGATTCGCGCGTCGATGGTGTGCTGTTCACCGGGTCATGGAATGTTGGCAGGCGCATCCTTGAAGCAAATCTTGATCATCCGTCGAAGATGATCGCGCTTGAGATGGGCGGCAACAACCCTGCGGTTGTCATGCCGGATGCAAACATGAGACAAGCTGCTATTGAGTGCGCTCGGGCAGCGTTTGTGACAACAGGGCAGCGTTGCACATGCACCCGCCGGCTGATTATCCACAAGGACATTGCTGAGACATTCATCGGAGCAGTGGCAAAGGCTGCGTCCAATGTCATCATCGGGCATCCTCGCGCAGAACACCCCGTGTTCATTGGGCCGATCATCTCAGCGCATGCCCGCGAAGCGGTGCTGAAGTTCCAGCAGGACCTTGTGGATGGTGGCGGCGAAATCATCGCAGAGGCCACAGGCATCGAGACACTCGATCATGGGTTTTATGTCTCACCCGGCATGGTGCAGGTTGACCACTTTGTTGCGGACGATGCGGGTGGACCAGCGTCTCATCCCGGGTGTGATATGGAGGTCTTCGGCCCGATGCTGCGCGTCTGTATTGTGGACTCACTCGACGATGCAATCGAACAGGCCAACGCGACGCGGTACGGGCTGGCAGCTTCCATTTTTACGAGCAACATGAACGACGCGAAACGGTTCCTGCACGAAGTTCGCGCAGGGTGCATCAACGTCAATACGGGTACAGCCGGCGCATCAAGCAAACTCCCGTTCGGCGGGCTTGGGCTTTCCGGCAATCACAGACCAGCGGGTTCGTTCAGCCTTGATTACTGCGCGTACCCGGTCGCTGGTATGATCGAGCAGGGAGAAGGTGTTGCCCTACCGCAGGGAATGCGATTCGAGGATGCGTGGGTGAAGTGA
- a CDS encoding arginine N-succinyltransferase, translating to MFVIRRPKLQDTTTLLKLAKMVYFINLPPDKDIIGAKISHARKCFEAVARGDAHVSTHDRKRGHTGGYAIDASELFMFCMEDLDSGAVIGTSQIIAQMGGPGNPSVSLKLSRKEFFSKSLQTGTMHTVARLHLDESGPSEIGGLIMQPSFRRHKLKLGRFMGLVRFHFVGLHRARFRDRVLAEMMAPITADGQNLLWDFLGRRFINLSYSEADRFCQTSREFMTSLLPDTDIYLSLLPPEARALVSEVGPETVPARKMLEKLGFAYRDLVDPFDGGPYLDAVTNDISIVKATSRRVLGNDLPKSKCKQRGMVSVLHPDGEFFAVETECAAAGAGKPVSLPRAVRLALKAEPGCEIGFTPEEIPTVKKSSGRSRTRS from the coding sequence ATGTTCGTTATCCGCCGACCAAAGTTGCAGGACACAACCACGCTGCTGAAGCTGGCGAAGATGGTCTACTTCATCAACTTACCGCCAGACAAGGACATCATTGGCGCGAAGATCTCGCACGCACGAAAGTGCTTTGAAGCCGTTGCGCGAGGTGATGCACACGTCTCGACCCACGATCGCAAGCGGGGGCACACGGGTGGATACGCGATCGATGCGAGCGAGCTTTTCATGTTCTGCATGGAGGACCTTGACTCTGGCGCGGTCATCGGCACGAGTCAGATCATCGCGCAGATGGGCGGACCGGGAAATCCGTCGGTGTCGCTCAAACTCTCGCGCAAGGAGTTCTTCAGCAAGAGTCTGCAGACTGGCACAATGCACACCGTTGCTCGTCTGCATCTTGACGAGTCCGGGCCATCAGAAATTGGCGGCCTGATCATGCAACCATCGTTCCGCAGACACAAACTCAAGCTCGGTCGTTTTATGGGATTGGTGCGGTTCCACTTTGTTGGACTGCATCGTGCGCGATTCCGTGATCGGGTGCTCGCGGAGATGATGGCACCTATCACTGCCGACGGGCAGAACTTGCTGTGGGATTTTCTCGGTCGCAGGTTTATTAACCTGAGTTACTCTGAAGCGGATCGTTTCTGCCAGACTTCGCGCGAGTTCATGACGTCGCTGCTGCCGGACACAGATATTTATCTGTCGCTGCTCCCGCCCGAGGCGCGTGCGCTTGTTTCTGAGGTTGGTCCCGAGACAGTGCCTGCAAGGAAGATGCTCGAAAAACTCGGCTTTGCGTACCGCGATCTGGTCGATCCCTTTGATGGGGGCCCGTATCTTGACGCGGTGACAAACGACATCTCCATTGTGAAGGCGACGTCCCGTCGTGTGCTCGGTAACGACCTACCTAAATCAAAGTGCAAGCAGCGGGGGATGGTGTCTGTGCTCCATCCCGATGGTGAGTTCTTTGCTGTTGAAACCGAGTGCGCTGCAGCGGGAGCAGGAAAACCGGTGTCTTTGCCGCGTGCTGTCCGTCTCGCACTGAAAGCTGAGCCGGGGTGCGAGATCGGATTTACACCCGAGGAAATACCGACTGTGAAGAAATCTTCAGGTCGATCACGAACACGATCGTAA